CAAGCTGAAGATATTGTTCAGGATATTTTTCTTCAGCTGTGGATTCGTAAAAATGATGTAGAGATTAAATCACTTAAAGCCTATTTATTTACTGCCGTAAAGTATAAAGTAATCAGTTTTATAAATTCTGCACCTAATCGAAAAGTTTTTATTGAGGATCAAGAGTTAGAAAAACTAGCAGGCACTGTACATTTAGGCGATCTTTTAGAAGAGCGAGAAATCAAATCCCTTTTAGATCAAGGCATTATGGCTTTACCCGAAAGATGTCAGCAAGTTTTTATTTTAAGTAGAAAAGAACACTTAAACAACAAAGAAATAGCCGAAAGAATGGGAATAAGCACCAAAACTGTCGAAAATCAAATCACAATAGCTTTAAGACATTTAAAAATATCATTAGGCGATTATATTTTATTTATTACTGTGTTTTTACCTTTTTTTTAAAAAAGTAAAAATTCTTTTGGGGGCAAGACTCTGCTAATTAGACTTACCTTATATGAATGCCTCAATCACAAATAAAGAATTTAGAGAACTTGCACGTAAGTACGAACTTGGAACCGCTACAGAATCTGAGAAGAGGGCATTTGAGCAAGCTTATCATTTATTATCTAAAAAGCATCAGGTATGGGATAATGACCTGATGAATGATGAAAACTTCGTTAAACAAAACATTTTCACAAACCTGGAAGATAACATTCTCAATCTTGAATCTCCAAAAAAGAGTTTTTCCATTTACAAATATGCGGCTGCAATAACCATTTTATTTTCGATTGGAATTACTTCTTATACCCAATATATCAAAGTAAAAGATAAGGGAAACCTCCAGACAAAGCATTTTGGAGGGGAGGAAACAAACCATAACAAAGCTTATTTAACATTAGCAGATGGCACTAAAATATCATTAACCGATGCTGCTGATGGTAAACTGATTCAAGAAGCGGGTATTTCTGTTTCTAAAACAAAAGATGGGCAAATCGTTTATAATGTAACAGATGTTAGCGCAAATAAAACGCATCCAACAACCAATACGATTTCAACACCTGCAGGTGGAAAATATATGGTCATTTTGCCAGACAACACCGAGGTTTGGCTAAATACATCTTCTTCTATATCATTTCCAACAGCATTTGAAACAAATGAACGGAATGTAATGGTTACGGGAGAAGTCTACTTTGAAGTATCTAAAGATCCCGAAAGGCCATTTAAAGTGAAAACTGGTAGTGCTGAAGTCAGCGTATTGGGTACGCATTTTAACATTATGAATTATGATGATGAGCCAAACACTCAAGTAACTTTGTCTGAAGGATCAATAAGGTTAAATTTAGGAGAAACCTCTCAAATCATTAAACCTGGTCAGCAAGCACTTTTCAACCGTAGCTCAGATCGTATTGCACTTAGAAATGTTGATACAGATGATGTAATGAGTTGGAAAAATGGATATTTTCTTTTTGACAATACACCTATTGATCAGGTTATGCGGGAAATTAAAAGATGGTATGATGTTGATGTAGTTTATGAAGGCAATAAACCTACAATTTCCATCACTGCCATGATCTCCAGAAATAATAAAATATCTAAAATACTCGATTTACTTAAAAAATCTGGCGGCTTAGATTTTGAAATAAACAACAAACAAATTACAATTAAGAAAATAAATGGAGGGAACTAAATGGAAAAATAACTACTCAAAATACG
This is a stretch of genomic DNA from Candidatus Pedobacter colombiensis. It encodes these proteins:
- a CDS encoding FecR domain-containing protein, with protein sequence MNASITNKEFRELARKYELGTATESEKRAFEQAYHLLSKKHQVWDNDLMNDENFVKQNIFTNLEDNILNLESPKKSFSIYKYAAAITILFSIGITSYTQYIKVKDKGNLQTKHFGGEETNHNKAYLTLADGTKISLTDAADGKLIQEAGISVSKTKDGQIVYNVTDVSANKTHPTTNTISTPAGGKYMVILPDNTEVWLNTSSSISFPTAFETNERNVMVTGEVYFEVSKDPERPFKVKTGSAEVSVLGTHFNIMNYDDEPNTQVTLSEGSIRLNLGETSQIIKPGQQALFNRSSDRIALRNVDTDDVMSWKNGYFLFDNTPIDQVMREIKRWYDVDVVYEGNKPTISITAMISRNNKISKILDLLKKSGGLDFEINNKQITIKKINGGN
- a CDS encoding RNA polymerase sigma-70 factor, whose product is MNSTKAKTFSDTELLLLLKEGNQFVLKSIYDTYWKSLYLSAFSVLKDTQQAEDIVQDIFLQLWIRKNDVEIKSLKAYLFTAVKYKVISFINSAPNRKVFIEDQELEKLAGTVHLGDLLEEREIKSLLDQGIMALPERCQQVFILSRKEHLNNKEIAERMGISTKTVENQITIALRHLKISLGDYILFITVFLPFF